The Sorangiineae bacterium MSr11367 genome window below encodes:
- a CDS encoding 50S ribosomal protein L11 methyltransferase, whose product MYTVRDFGEMIADRVRMGAYEEALRQSVKPGSVVVDIGAGTGIFTLLACRFGARKVYAIDPNPAIDVARALVRDNGFRDRVEIIPKMSTEVELPEKADVIVSDVRGVLPTFGSSLSTIIDARSRWLKPGGVLLPRRDELRAAVVEVPSMYESILQPWNRESHYGMDASAAATAVMSNWIPDRKDEIAEAHLLTESAVWATIDYDRVTERQVRGHGALRAARSGTGHGLAVWFDATLLDGVHFSNQPGKSGIHGRAFFPWPSAVALDEGTPIEVDLSAVPAEDDYVFSWTTRIGGASPQEFRQTDFFTRLRMDELIRADDPRPRKLAPEGLHTLRALELLHAGASRDEAAAKLAEAFPMQFPSREAALFAIRAVLRKFT is encoded by the coding sequence ATGTACACGGTGCGTGACTTCGGCGAAATGATCGCCGACCGCGTGCGCATGGGCGCCTACGAGGAGGCCCTTCGCCAATCGGTGAAGCCGGGCAGCGTCGTCGTCGACATTGGTGCAGGCACGGGCATCTTCACCCTCCTCGCGTGCCGTTTCGGCGCGCGGAAGGTCTACGCGATCGACCCGAACCCGGCCATCGACGTGGCGCGCGCGCTGGTGCGGGACAATGGCTTCCGCGACCGGGTCGAGATCATCCCGAAAATGTCGACCGAGGTGGAGCTGCCCGAAAAGGCCGACGTCATCGTCTCCGACGTGCGCGGTGTGTTGCCCACCTTCGGGTCGAGCCTTTCCACGATCATCGACGCGCGTTCTCGTTGGTTGAAGCCGGGAGGCGTCCTGCTTCCGCGCCGCGACGAGCTGCGCGCCGCCGTGGTGGAGGTGCCATCGATGTACGAGAGCATCTTGCAACCCTGGAACCGCGAGAGCCACTACGGCATGGACGCCTCGGCCGCGGCGACCGCGGTGATGTCGAACTGGATACCGGATCGCAAGGACGAAATCGCGGAAGCGCACCTTCTCACCGAGTCCGCGGTGTGGGCCACCATCGACTACGATCGTGTGACGGAGCGGCAGGTGCGCGGGCACGGGGCGCTGCGGGCGGCGCGTTCGGGCACGGGGCACGGGCTGGCCGTATGGTTCGATGCCACGCTGCTCGACGGCGTCCATTTCTCGAACCAACCCGGCAAATCGGGTATCCACGGTCGCGCGTTCTTCCCGTGGCCATCGGCCGTCGCCCTCGACGAGGGGACGCCGATCGAGGTGGACCTGTCCGCCGTACCCGCCGAAGATGACTACGTATTTTCGTGGACCACCCGAATCGGGGGGGCCTCGCCGCAGGAGTTTCGGCAGACCGACTTCTTCACCCGCCTGCGCATGGACGAACTCATCCGAGCGGACGATCCGAGGCCGAGAAAGCTCGCCCCCGAGGGGCTCCACACGTTGCGGGCCTTGGAACTCCTGCATGCGGGAGCGTCGCGTGATGAGGCGGCGGCCAAGCTCGCAGAAGCCTTTCCGATGCAGTTTCCTTCGCGCGAAGCGGCCCTGTTCGCCATTCGTGCGGTTTTGCGGAAGTTCACGTGA
- a CDS encoding tail fiber domain-containing protein: MPVRRAYVPPQLRHLGSVRHLTLGDTGSLGDKAGTFMGGGTMMMSSREAKEDIAYLDDAARKRLADEVMALRLANYRYREGVASPLPLDHRCLGFIVEDTPADSPFIVERKQVDVYGFASAILAALQEQQQTIAGLERQLAELREGTTRHAKGD, encoded by the coding sequence GTGCCTGTGCGTCGCGCGTACGTGCCGCCCCAGCTTCGGCATCTCGGTTCGGTGCGCCATCTCACGCTAGGCGACACCGGCAGCCTTGGCGACAAGGCAGGGACATTCATGGGCGGCGGCACGATGATGATGTCGTCGCGCGAGGCGAAGGAAGATATCGCCTACTTGGATGACGCCGCCCGCAAGCGCTTGGCCGACGAGGTGATGGCTCTGCGTCTCGCCAACTACCGGTACCGGGAGGGGGTTGCATCGCCGCTTCCGCTCGATCACCGTTGCCTCGGCTTCATCGTCGAAGACACGCCAGCGGACTCTCCGTTCATCGTCGAGCGCAAGCAGGTGGATGTCTACGGATTCGCTTCGGCCATCTTGGCCGCACTGCAGGAGCAGCAGCAGACCATCGCAGGCCTCGAGCGTCAGCTCGCCGAGCTTCGCGAAGGGACGACACGGCACGCCAAGGGCGACTGA
- a CDS encoding asparagine synthase-related protein, producing MFSYDRDVVFERRGLSLPTFHTADHGHVLASGSLAALVGRLRRRPALNVERLASVISLTPTEDASATVYEGVHRVPSHHAVRVWPDGRRTSTLFARSLERAPEMTAQDAAHELRRRLTAVVARYAEGKRCIAIYAGGGVDSSALLATALAWSRGANGPEIKAIALDFAGPGDDRPHLRELEKALGIVPIRLSPSRSGRFVRRMMSLDGAPCPWPNVCDDGMMLEAAREQGADAAWGGSGGDDLYDGRLDTFPQRALHGDAIRALREAVALRVHWRDPGVTQAWDFVVRPLLVRSLPHAVRRLRRRIRGRSVVAWAGPVLRAHLERVADAARAPEPSTASARYTRFVTLPHLMELFDFRGHLREAMGFDNLEPLVDDEMISFISSLPPELLFHGGRARGLLRAAMEGLVPDTVRLRTDKAWFEPAMAQAVRAAGGFEAFADLAAVPHLADLGLIEPSKFREAFDALARAPEDGAGWLQVWPALAVEAFVAGYQAGATS from the coding sequence GTGTTTTCGTACGATCGGGATGTCGTTTTCGAGCGGCGAGGGCTTTCCCTGCCGACGTTCCACACGGCGGATCACGGCCACGTCCTTGCGTCGGGGTCACTTGCAGCGCTCGTCGGGCGCCTTCGCCGGCGGCCCGCGCTGAACGTCGAGCGGCTCGCGTCGGTTATCTCGCTCACGCCCACGGAGGACGCTTCTGCGACCGTGTACGAAGGCGTCCATCGTGTGCCCTCGCATCATGCGGTCCGCGTTTGGCCCGATGGTCGCCGGACGAGCACCTTGTTCGCGCGATCGCTGGAGCGCGCGCCGGAGATGACGGCGCAGGACGCGGCGCACGAGCTTCGTCGCCGGCTCACCGCGGTCGTCGCGCGCTATGCCGAAGGAAAACGCTGCATTGCCATCTACGCAGGCGGTGGCGTCGATTCGAGTGCGCTGTTGGCCACCGCCTTGGCGTGGTCGCGGGGGGCAAACGGGCCCGAGATTAAAGCTATCGCGCTGGATTTCGCAGGGCCCGGCGATGACCGCCCGCACTTGCGCGAGCTCGAGAAAGCGCTGGGTATCGTGCCCATTCGGCTTTCCCCGTCACGGTCGGGGCGTTTCGTTCGGCGCATGATGTCGCTCGACGGTGCGCCATGCCCGTGGCCCAACGTATGCGACGACGGCATGATGCTCGAGGCGGCGCGCGAGCAAGGCGCCGATGCGGCGTGGGGGGGCTCGGGGGGCGACGATCTGTACGATGGACGCCTGGACACCTTCCCCCAGCGCGCGCTTCATGGTGATGCGATCCGCGCGCTCCGCGAGGCCGTGGCGTTGCGCGTACATTGGCGCGATCCCGGAGTGACCCAGGCGTGGGATTTCGTCGTGCGCCCCCTGCTCGTTCGCAGCCTCCCGCACGCGGTCCGCCGGCTGCGGCGCCGCATTCGCGGGCGCAGTGTGGTCGCATGGGCCGGGCCCGTGCTTCGCGCGCACTTGGAGCGGGTGGCCGATGCTGCGCGCGCTCCAGAGCCGAGCACCGCCTCGGCGCGGTATACGCGCTTCGTGACGTTGCCTCACCTCATGGAGCTCTTCGACTTTCGAGGCCATCTGCGCGAGGCGATGGGGTTCGACAACCTCGAACCGTTGGTCGATGACGAGATGATCTCGTTCATCTCGAGCCTACCACCCGAGCTGCTCTTCCACGGAGGTCGAGCGCGCGGCCTTCTTCGAGCCGCCATGGAGGGCCTCGTTCCCGATACGGTGAGGCTACGCACCGACAAGGCCTGGTTCGAACCTGCGATGGCGCAAGCCGTGCGCGCTGCTGGCGGTTTCGAGGCCTTCGCGGATCTCGCCGCGGTGCCGCATCTCGCGGACCTCGGGCTCATCGAGCCGTCGAAGTTCCGTGAGGCGTTCGACGCGCTCGCGCGGGCGCCGGAAGATGGCGCTGGTTGGCTGCAGGTATGGCCGGCGCTCGCCGTGGAAGCGTTCGTCGCAGGGTACCAGGCGGGGGCCACCTCATGA
- a CDS encoding PqqD family protein → MSIGADGRVNVGSDVHVREFDGELVILDLAKGDYFGINEIGAHLWRGLVSGHSCAEIAKELAPQYEAAPEQLLADLVALTDELIAKGLVEPSP, encoded by the coding sequence ATGAGCATTGGAGCAGACGGTCGCGTGAACGTGGGGTCCGACGTGCACGTGCGCGAATTCGACGGAGAGCTCGTGATTCTGGATCTCGCCAAAGGCGACTACTTCGGTATCAACGAGATTGGTGCACACCTCTGGCGCGGTTTGGTGAGCGGCCACTCGTGCGCCGAAATTGCCAAAGAGCTGGCGCCCCAGTACGAAGCCGCACCCGAGCAGCTACTGGCCGATTTGGTGGCACTGACCGACGAACTGATCGCCAAAGGTCTGGTGGAGCCGAGCCCCTGA
- a CDS encoding lasso peptide biosynthesis protein, with amino-acid sequence MFRVRLLHGIARIAIRIAKPRGAKRITDVCGRLLPPFMSLDEACAAATSLDGTGTCLSRALTIAACLPASEVVIGVDPNANTALPLFAHAWVEVSTVPIRPTDAQGLEIARLGRMARTA; translated from the coding sequence ATGTTTCGGGTGCGCTTGCTTCATGGCATTGCGCGAATTGCAATTCGCATTGCCAAGCCGCGTGGTGCAAAACGAATTACCGATGTATGTGGCCGGTTGTTGCCACCGTTCATGAGTCTGGACGAGGCCTGTGCGGCTGCGACCTCACTCGATGGAACTGGAACCTGCCTGAGCCGGGCACTCACCATTGCGGCCTGTCTGCCCGCGTCCGAGGTGGTGATTGGTGTCGATCCGAATGCGAATACAGCGTTGCCGTTATTTGCTCATGCGTGGGTGGAAGTAAGTACTGTACCCATCCGACCGACTGACGCACAAGGGCTGGAAATTGCGCGTCTGGGACGGATGGCGCGCACAGCATGA
- a CDS encoding ATP-binding cassette domain-containing protein, translated as MTAGGYRATLMSLARDEAFWVGLYAGLHFLERLVLVGTALWLLHGSTLATSLSALGLALTFVVRTSARVTLRRRVQARLHRGAIDKLLEGDLLAASAIVEADTEGAIFEGIWSGTALVSAVLPELLADAVASVVVIAILAVVEPIRLLAIGGVALALAAAGVVLSNRIARREEARSWDAYGPVVDGLVAAIGARLEIVANGVGEPFRARRRADLDRWERAVYRSTLLIGLASRLPVAVVVFVVGAVVVFERSRGGELTGAMLAHAALFGASIPAMANLGRNWLDVTRQGVRFAPFAELLRGSPLPSGRGTEHVALPARVTWDGVAVRYAGAGERALEDVHLVWEPGTVLVLRGHNGSGKSTLLRTLLAVAPLDGGAVRCGGVELAELDLDAWRKSVAYVAQRPFLPARGSVREAFAIVSPDAVDAVIERALARVGLLEVLVRRQPEQPLTVDVGALSVGERQRLALARVLANDKPLVLLDEPDANLDKAGVEMLAKLVHELSSEGRMVGIAAHTDEIIRLGDRVVVLDRGRVV; from the coding sequence ATGACGGCGGGTGGATACCGTGCGACGTTGATGTCGCTCGCCCGTGACGAGGCGTTCTGGGTGGGGCTCTATGCAGGGCTGCACTTCTTGGAGCGCCTCGTCCTCGTGGGGACGGCGCTCTGGTTGCTCCACGGGTCCACCTTGGCGACATCGCTGTCTGCGCTGGGGCTGGCGCTGACGTTCGTGGTTCGGACCTCGGCGCGGGTGACATTGCGCCGGCGGGTCCAGGCCCGGTTGCATCGAGGTGCGATCGACAAGCTGCTCGAAGGCGATCTTTTGGCCGCGAGTGCCATCGTGGAGGCGGATACCGAGGGCGCCATCTTCGAGGGGATCTGGTCGGGTACGGCACTGGTGTCGGCGGTGTTGCCCGAGCTCCTCGCCGACGCGGTGGCCTCCGTCGTCGTGATCGCCATTCTCGCGGTGGTGGAACCGATTCGGCTGCTCGCCATCGGTGGGGTTGCGCTGGCTTTGGCCGCGGCGGGGGTGGTGCTCTCGAATCGGATCGCGCGCCGCGAGGAGGCGCGGAGTTGGGATGCGTATGGGCCGGTAGTGGACGGGCTCGTGGCGGCGATCGGGGCCCGCCTGGAGATCGTGGCCAATGGCGTGGGCGAACCGTTTCGCGCTCGGCGGCGCGCCGACTTGGACCGGTGGGAACGCGCGGTGTATCGGTCGACGTTGCTCATTGGTTTGGCGTCGCGGCTTCCCGTGGCGGTCGTCGTGTTCGTCGTCGGTGCGGTCGTCGTGTTCGAGCGCTCGCGGGGCGGGGAGCTCACCGGGGCGATGCTCGCCCACGCGGCGTTGTTCGGTGCGTCGATTCCCGCGATGGCGAATCTCGGGCGCAACTGGCTCGATGTGACCCGGCAAGGCGTGCGCTTCGCGCCATTTGCCGAGCTCCTTCGGGGCTCGCCGCTGCCTTCGGGCCGAGGCACGGAGCACGTCGCGCTGCCCGCCCGCGTGACATGGGATGGCGTTGCCGTGCGTTATGCCGGCGCCGGCGAGCGCGCGCTCGAAGACGTGCACCTGGTGTGGGAACCGGGAACCGTTCTCGTTTTGCGCGGGCACAATGGCTCGGGAAAATCGACGTTGCTGCGGACGCTGCTCGCGGTGGCGCCGCTCGATGGCGGCGCGGTTCGATGCGGCGGTGTCGAGCTCGCGGAGCTCGATCTCGATGCATGGCGCAAGAGCGTGGCCTACGTGGCCCAGCGTCCCTTTCTGCCGGCACGCGGAAGCGTTCGCGAGGCGTTTGCCATCGTGTCGCCCGATGCGGTGGACGCGGTCATCGAGCGCGCGCTGGCGCGTGTGGGGTTGCTCGAGGTGCTCGTGCGCCGTCAGCCGGAGCAGCCGCTCACGGTGGACGTGGGGGCGCTTTCGGTGGGCGAGAGGCAGCGGCTTGCGCTCGCGCGCGTGCTCGCGAACGACAAGCCGTTGGTCCTGCTGGACGAGCCGGATGCCAATCTGGACAAAGCCGGTGTCGAGATGCTCGCCAAGCTCGTGCACGAGCTCTCCTCCGAGGGGCGCATGGTGGGCATCGCGGCGCACACGGACGAGATCATCCGGCTCGGAGATCGCGTCGTCGTGCTCGATCGCGGTCGCGTCGTTTGA
- the secG gene encoding preprotein translocase subunit SecG yields the protein MQSSILETLLQIVHVFVCLVLMFVVLLQQGRGGGMGAAFGGGAAAQVFGGRGAGNILTRATSICAAIFMLTSVSLAYLSSSGDRSLRAKAASEDRKRSERGTARSKEDKPAAPKEEAPPAGGPTGASGPGDHAPAAPASSSSSPQ from the coding sequence ATGCAATCGTCGATCTTAGAGACCCTTCTTCAAATCGTGCACGTGTTCGTCTGCTTGGTGCTCATGTTCGTCGTCTTGCTCCAGCAGGGGCGTGGCGGCGGCATGGGCGCCGCGTTCGGTGGTGGCGCTGCGGCGCAGGTCTTCGGCGGGCGCGGAGCGGGGAACATCCTCACCCGTGCCACCTCGATTTGCGCAGCCATCTTCATGCTCACCAGCGTGTCGCTGGCGTACCTCTCCTCCTCCGGCGACCGCTCCCTCCGCGCGAAGGCCGCCTCCGAGGACCGGAAGCGCAGCGAGCGCGGTACCGCGCGCTCGAAGGAAGACAAGCCCGCCGCGCCGAAGGAAGAGGCGCCCCCCGCGGGCGGCCCGACCGGCGCAAGTGGCCCGGGCGACCATGCGCCTGCGGCACCGGCGTCCTCTTCGTCGAGCCCGCAATAG
- the tpiA gene encoding triose-phosphate isomerase, giving the protein MNPERRPLIAGNWKMFHGGNSGLALAADVVSIAKRVPHADLVISPPYTILGAVSLDCQGKKVAVAAQNLHAKDKGAFTGEISGPMLVESGCTWVIIGHSERRQLFGETDATVAEKTAAALQYGLLPIVCVGETLAEREAGNTLAVVKRQVEAFLDILAGSDKAAAIAYEPVWAIGTGKNAGPAEAEEVHAAIRAWLVEKSPALAQRTRVLYGGSVKPDNAKALLGCPNVDGALIGGASLDAASFGAIAEAAEALAIAR; this is encoded by the coding sequence GTGAATCCGGAACGACGCCCACTCATCGCCGGGAACTGGAAGATGTTCCACGGTGGCAACAGCGGGCTCGCGCTCGCGGCCGACGTCGTGTCGATCGCGAAGCGCGTGCCCCACGCGGACCTGGTCATCTCGCCGCCGTACACGATCCTCGGTGCGGTCTCGCTCGATTGCCAGGGGAAGAAGGTCGCCGTCGCCGCGCAGAACCTCCACGCGAAGGACAAGGGCGCCTTCACGGGAGAGATCAGCGGACCGATGTTGGTCGAGAGCGGCTGCACCTGGGTCATCATCGGACATAGCGAACGTCGCCAGCTTTTCGGGGAGACGGACGCGACGGTGGCCGAGAAGACGGCCGCGGCGCTTCAGTACGGGCTTCTGCCCATCGTGTGCGTCGGCGAGACGCTCGCGGAGCGCGAGGCCGGCAACACGCTGGCGGTGGTGAAGCGGCAGGTCGAGGCCTTCCTCGACATTCTTGCCGGCTCGGACAAGGCCGCCGCCATCGCGTACGAACCCGTTTGGGCCATCGGCACCGGGAAAAACGCGGGGCCGGCCGAGGCGGAGGAAGTGCACGCGGCGATTCGGGCCTGGTTGGTCGAAAAGTCGCCCGCACTGGCTCAGCGCACCCGCGTGCTGTACGGCGGGTCGGTCAAACCGGACAACGCGAAGGCGCTTTTGGGCTGCCCGAACGTCGACGGCGCACTCATCGGCGGCGCGAGCTTGGATGCAGCATCATTTGGTGCTATCGCGGAGGCGGCCGAAGCCCTTGCCATCGCACGGTAG
- a CDS encoding phosphoglycerate kinase, with protein MEGYLEGIRPIRELEIENKRVFIRVDFNVPLDENGKITDDSRIREALPTIKHAVERGARVILASHLGRPKPGKMSDAELKKLSLEPCAAHLAGLLGAEVTLPEDCIGDAPKKVVYDLRAGQVCLLENLRFHAEEEKDEEGFARELAALADVYVDDAFGAVHRAHASVHGMAKLFRDRGCGFLLEKEILALGKLVTNPDKPYVAILGGAKVSDKIAVLDALLQKVDALLIGGAMANTFLAAKGLNMQASKVETDKLPLARTILEKAREAKVDLVLPSDVVTAGSLAATSGTVVNAGSLPEGGMALDIGPNSVRDFVQRFAKAKTVFWNGPMGLFEKEPFASGTFGVAKALAESSAFTVVGGGDSAAAVYAAGDAVAKKMGHISTGGGASLELIEGKKLPGIEVLRRPE; from the coding sequence ATGGAAGGCTACCTCGAGGGGATCCGGCCGATTCGCGAGCTGGAAATCGAGAACAAGCGCGTCTTCATCCGCGTGGACTTCAACGTCCCGCTGGACGAAAACGGCAAAATCACGGACGACTCGCGCATCCGCGAAGCGCTGCCCACGATCAAGCATGCGGTCGAGCGGGGCGCGCGCGTCATCCTGGCGAGCCACTTGGGCCGTCCCAAGCCCGGCAAAATGTCCGATGCGGAGCTGAAGAAGCTCTCGCTCGAACCGTGTGCCGCGCACCTCGCGGGCCTTCTGGGCGCGGAAGTCACCCTGCCGGAAGACTGCATCGGCGATGCACCGAAGAAGGTCGTCTACGATCTTCGCGCCGGCCAGGTGTGCCTTCTCGAGAACCTCCGCTTCCACGCGGAGGAGGAGAAGGACGAGGAAGGCTTCGCACGCGAACTGGCGGCGCTGGCCGATGTGTACGTCGACGACGCGTTCGGTGCGGTGCACCGCGCGCACGCCAGCGTGCACGGCATGGCGAAACTGTTTCGCGATCGCGGGTGCGGATTCCTCCTCGAGAAGGAGATCCTCGCCCTCGGCAAGCTGGTGACCAACCCGGACAAGCCGTACGTGGCCATCCTGGGCGGCGCCAAGGTGTCGGACAAGATCGCCGTGCTGGATGCGCTGCTGCAGAAGGTGGACGCGCTCCTCATCGGCGGCGCCATGGCCAACACGTTCCTCGCGGCCAAGGGGCTCAACATGCAAGCCTCGAAGGTGGAAACGGACAAGCTGCCGCTCGCCCGCACCATCCTCGAGAAGGCACGTGAGGCCAAGGTCGACCTCGTTCTTCCGAGCGACGTCGTCACGGCCGGATCCCTGGCGGCGACGTCGGGCACGGTCGTGAACGCCGGATCGCTTCCGGAAGGCGGCATGGCGCTCGACATCGGACCGAACTCGGTGCGCGACTTCGTGCAGCGCTTCGCCAAGGCGAAGACGGTGTTCTGGAACGGGCCGATGGGCTTGTTCGAGAAAGAGCCGTTCGCCTCGGGCACCTTCGGCGTGGCCAAGGCCCTCGCCGAGTCGTCGGCCTTCACCGTCGTCGGCGGTGGCGACAGCGCAGCCGCCGTCTACGCGGCGGGCGATGCCGTCGCCAAGAAGATGGGGCACATCTCCACCGGTGGCGGCGCTTCGCTCGAGCTCATCGAGGGGAAGAAGCTGCCGGGAATCGAAGTGCTGCGGAGGCCGGAGTGA
- the gap gene encoding type I glyceraldehyde-3-phosphate dehydrogenase: protein MTVKIGINGFGRIGRCIVRALHERNVKDIEVVAVNDLTDAKTLAHLYNYDSIHGRAEPRAKAVEGAFEIAGKTVKILAEKEPGKLPWKALGVDVVLESTGLFTDKDKAKAHLDAGAKKVIISAPAKNHDITVVLGVNTEQYKPAEHHIISCGSCTTNCLAPVAKVLLDNFGIKQGLMTTIHSYTNDQAVLDIPHRKGDLRRARAAAVNMIPSSTGAAKALAEVIPALKGKFDGQAIRVPTVDVSLVDLTVETEKTLTKEAIHAAMKAAAEGPLKGILGYTEEPLVSSDYIGDPHSSIFDATVTQVLGERFAKVFSWYDNEWGFSNRMIELTQLVGKSL, encoded by the coding sequence ATGACGGTAAAGATCGGCATCAACGGCTTCGGTCGCATTGGACGGTGCATCGTACGCGCGCTCCACGAGCGCAACGTGAAGGACATCGAAGTGGTCGCGGTGAACGACCTGACCGATGCCAAGACGCTCGCGCACCTCTACAACTACGACTCCATCCATGGCCGCGCGGAGCCCCGCGCCAAGGCCGTCGAAGGTGCCTTCGAGATCGCAGGCAAGACTGTGAAGATCCTCGCCGAGAAGGAGCCCGGAAAGCTCCCGTGGAAGGCGCTGGGCGTCGACGTCGTGCTCGAGTCGACCGGCCTCTTCACCGACAAGGACAAGGCCAAGGCCCACCTCGATGCAGGCGCCAAGAAGGTCATCATCAGCGCGCCGGCGAAGAACCACGACATCACCGTGGTCCTCGGCGTCAACACCGAGCAGTACAAGCCGGCCGAGCACCACATCATCTCGTGCGGCTCGTGCACCACGAACTGCCTCGCCCCGGTGGCCAAGGTCCTCTTGGACAACTTCGGCATCAAGCAAGGCTTGATGACCACGATCCACTCGTACACGAACGACCAGGCCGTGCTGGACATCCCGCACCGCAAGGGCGACCTGCGCCGCGCCCGCGCCGCCGCCGTGAACATGATCCCGTCGTCGACCGGCGCCGCCAAGGCCCTCGCCGAGGTCATCCCGGCCCTCAAGGGCAAATTCGACGGCCAGGCCATCCGCGTCCCGACGGTGGACGTGAGCCTCGTCGACCTCACGGTGGAGACCGAGAAGACCCTCACCAAGGAAGCGATCCACGCGGCGATGAAGGCTGCGGCGGAAGGCCCGCTCAAGGGCATCCTCGGCTACACCGAAGAGCCGCTCGTCTCGAGCGACTACATCGGTGACCCACACTCGTCGATCTTCGATGCGACCGTCACCCAGGTCCTGGGCGAGCGCTTCGCCAAGGTCTTCAGCTGGTACGACAACGAGTGGGGCTTCTCCAACCGCATGATCGAGCTCACGCAGCTCGTCGGCAAGTCGCTCTAA